In Nocardia terpenica, the genomic window CGGCCGCGCCGGGTGCAGGCCCTCACGGACAGGCACCCGGCCCGGGGATTGGCGAATCGTCCACTGAATCAACCGAATTCGAACCCGCACAGAAAGCGAGGCACATACCGTGAACACCGACCCCACCACCCCGGCCCCAGGGCCGCAACTGACTCTCGCCCACATCACCGGCGGGTGCGCCCAACGCAACGACGTGATCGTTTTCGCCGAACGCCACGGCGTCCCGCTGCGCTACCGCCTGCATATCGACAACACCCGGCACCAGTCGTACTTCCTGGTCGAGGCGTACGACCCGGACCGGCGGCAATGGAACGGGCTGTGGACCATCCCACCGGCCACCTACACCTTCGACGGCTACGCGTGGCAGGAAGCCGCCCCCGAATGGCCGCACATTGCCAGCCCCTACGGTCGCGACCCATTCCACAAGATGACCAGCTGGCAGAAGATCATCGACAGCCTGACCCGCTACGCCGACCGGATACTGGCACCCCCCGCCCCTGCTGAACGTGTGGACCGCGCCCGCGAAACCAACAGCCACACCGACGTCGGCGGCTCGGAACCCGACCCGGACCCGACGCAAGCAGCGCCGGACCGCTGACCGGCCAGACAGGGCCCCGCACCGGTGCCCGTATCCCGGCACGGGCACCCACCGGACCGCCGAACCAGACCACTCGAGCGTGACACGACCACCGGGAACCTTTGGGCACCAAACACATTCGGAACAAGGGAAGAGAAGATGGCAGAATCGTCGAGCAAGGGCGGCGCGGTAGCGTCAGCCGCGCTCGTCCCGATCTACGAGGTGAAAAACACCGTCACCGGCGATCAATTCATCATCTACGCCCCCGCCGACCACGATGACGAGGGAATGTTCATCGCGGCGCACGTGACCGGCGCGCCCGTCGGTTCCGTCGCCGCGCCGCGCATCCTCGTCGTCCACCCTGACGACATCGGCGAGTACGCCACGGACACCGTGCGTCTCATGCGCGCCGCCTCCACCGGTTTCGCCGCGATCGTGTGGACCAACAACACCGCAGGCGAATTGCTCGCCCAGTTGCCTCAGTGACCCCCGCGAGCGCGACCTCGGCCACCTGGGCAGGGCCCGTCCGTTCCCCGCCGTCGGCGACAACAGGAAGGGCCCACCGCGGTGGGCCCTTTGCCGTTGGAATGTGTGGCGCGCCTTATGGTGCGCGCTGGTGTTTTGTAAACCGTTCTGGCTTCGGATGCCTCGGGGTTGAGGCGAGCTACCGGATCGGTTGTTGACGCGGCGAATTCCGGCCGTCGTTTCGGCTGTGTGCCCCATTCGAACCGGCGGCGAATGGGGCCCGGTTGACATTCATGCCGTATCGAGCGTCAATCATTGATGACGGGGAATGTAGGCGGCGGTGCGGGCCGTGTTCCCCGACCATCAATCGGCGTGCGGTATCCCGGATGGGGATCATTCCGGGCGCTTTTCATTCATGGAACAGGAGCGGGTGGCATCGTGAAACATCAAATTGTGGATACCGTTGTATTTCATGCGTTGCGCAGCAGTAACCTCGAGGCATTGACCGGATTTGTTGCGACGAAGGTCGCCGAGGGCTATCAGGCCGGTGACCCGTTCGTCGCCTCGGCGGATCAGTGGCAGGTCAGTATCCGGCGGTCGGCCTCGGCCGACCCGGGGCGCGTCGACATCGAGGCCAGTGCACGGCCGTGGGGATCACCTATATGCGCGAAAGCATCGAGCACGTGATGCGCGACAACGCGACCCATGATGATCGAGGCGCGGTCAAACAATCGGCCAAGCTCAGCGGTGCCGATTACGTGTCCGTGCAATGCAATTCAACCGGGCGGATCGGCCGGTTGCTGTTGATGGACCCGGACCGATGCAACCACGGCATTACAGTGTGCCGGGAATGCGTCGGAAGCTGGGAAATAGATTACGACGTGCGGTACTCCAGCAACCAAGCCGGACGAGAACTATCGGCACAACACGCCACCCCCAAGGAACGAACCGCGCCCACCGGATAGGCACCCCGTTCCCCACGGCCCGGGGCAATCCGCTACCGCGCGGATCGCCCCGGGCCGTAGTGCCGGGTGAGCCGTATGTGCTGGGTGGCCTGGATGGAATCGGGCGGCGTGTACGCGTCGACGGGGGCGACTGTTGCCCGCGGGTTGTTGGTGGGTACGCGCCGGGCATCCGAACCGCCCGGGTGTGCCGCACCTGTTGACGCCGGTGCCCCGCACGCGCCCGTTGCCGTGTCGATGGGTGGTCGGGGTCGGCCGGTGTCAGTCGGGGCAGGTGTCGGGGCCGCCGGGGCCGCTGGACATGCGTCGGACGGCGTGGGCGGCGGCGGAGGGGTTGGAATAGATCCGGCCGTCGGTGAGCATGAGGCCGCCGTCGCCGGTCACTACCGCGCTGGCCTCGCTGTGTGAGTCGTTGGTGAGCACGGTGCCGACCTGGATCTGTCCGGCCTCGATGAGGTCGCGGACCGTGATTCGGGGGCCTCGCTCGAACGGGAAATCGTCGCCGAACTCGTAGTCGGTCCACTCCCGGGCACAGGTGGCGCACACCGAGCTGTGGTCGTGGCTGCATTCGTCGCTGGGCATGATCGTGAATTGGTATTGCCGGATCGCTCCGAACCGGCCGGGACGGTCGAGGCGTGCGTAGGTTTCGTCGAGTGTCGCGGTCACCGTGTCATACAGTCGTGCCGGGCGAGTGTGGCCCCTGCGCCGGGGCTGGCTCGCCGGATTTGCCGGTGCGGGTGTCGGCGCATGTGGTGCAGCCGTTGTGGTGGCGGTCGCCGCATTCGTCGAATTCGGCGTGGTCGGTGATCCAGTGCTGGGCGGCGTCGAGGTCGCCGAGGTGGCGCAGCAGACCAGCCAACGCATCGACCTCGGCCCGGCTCAGCCACCGGGCGACGGATTCGGAAACGTCTCCGGAGAACACGTGCCGGAACCGGGACAGGATCTCGTCGTCGGGATAGGGGGTATCGGTACTCATCAGTCGCCTCCACGGTGTCGGGGCAAGGGTGGAACGTTTCGGTTGATGGAGAGGGGAACATGCAGGGGCCCAACGAAATCCGGGCCCCTGCATGTCGTGTGCGGGATCGGCGTATCGCGCCGGGAATTCAGGCCCCGTCGGCCAGGGCCCATTTCTTCGGGGCGTCGCTGGTGCGGCGTGCGATACCGAGGGTGGTCAGCTTTTCGAGGGCATTGTTGATCGCGCCGCTGGACAGGTCGCGTTGGTGGATGTCGTCGAGCCGATGCTTGAGCGCGGTCGGGCTGAAGTCCTGCCCGGGATTGTCGCGCAGGAAATCCTCGACCATTCCCCGCAACCCGCCCGAGGGCAATTTCTCCGGCTTGGTTCGCTGCGCCGGTGCGGGCCCGGACGCGGGGGCCGCATCGGTGGCCTGCGGGTCGGCCCCGGCCGGTTCCCGGCCGCCGCTGGCGGGCGGGGTGGCGGCGGTGTCCGGGGTCGCCGGTTCGGGTGCCGGGGCGGCGGACGCGGGGCCGGGGGCCGTGTCGGCGGCGGTGCCGGGGGCCAGGGCCCATCGGTATCCGGTGCGGGGTGCGTCGGGGTCGTCGGTGCGTACCGCGGTACCGTCGGCGGCCCAGCGGGACAAGATGGACCGGGCAGTCGACACACTCATTTCGGCAATGTAGGCCAAGTAACTAGCCGTCGACCCGGGATGGGCGGCCAGCGCCGTATGCAGGGCGGTTTCATTGGCGTTCGGTGTGGTTGTTGCGGGTGTGGACATGACGTCTCCCGTCGGAAAATCGTGAATTCGATGTGGTTGGGTCATGTCCCGGCCGGGACGGTTCCCCGCGCGCGAATTGCGTCGCCATCATTCGGTTGCGGGGTACCACCTACATGGACGCTCGCTACCCGCGTGAATGTCAAGCCGATATCTAATAAGATGCCCGTCTTCTTTCAGCGCGATAACCGGGGCCCGTGGTGACTATTTTCCCGGCCGGTTTCCGGCCAGCGGACGCGGGAATTCCCAAGAGAAGCGCCCGGTGGAACAAATACCTCGCGCGCCCTATCCGGCTACAGTGCCCCGGGCACACGGACTTTCTGTGATCGCAGGAGTCCGGCAAGGCCGCCAAAGACATTGTCGACCTGGGGTACTCCGGGAAAGCGCACAACTCACGGCGAAAATATCCAGGCGATGTCGACGCGCCGACCGAATTCTCGCCGCGCGGGGCGGTGATGGTGAATCCGGCTCGGTCCACGACCTGGTCGCTGCCCGCGAGCAGGTGCAACAGCCGGGAACTCGACGTCGGCAACCGCGCCTAAATACGCCGCAGCGGCCTGGTGAACACGCGTCGCCGTCCCGGTCGGCCGCTGGTGCGCGCGCCCCCGCGTCCCGCCGGGCTGGTGCGAGCCCAGTGCGCGCACCGGCCCGGCCCGGGATTACCGGGCGCGGTCGAGGAGATCGGTCAGCCAGGTGGTGAGTTGCTGCAGACCGGTGGAATATCCGCTCTGGTGCACACCGGAAGCGAAGAACTGAGCCGCGTCGGTGCCCTGGCGGGCGAGATCGGTCAGCGCGGAGGCGGGGGTGCTGCCCCCGGATGCGGCGGCGGTGCCGAGGGAGGCCAGTGGTGCGGCGGTGGTGCCGGTGAGCGCGGCGGCGGCGACTGCGGCGAGGTCGGCGGCTACGGGGACCAGTCCGACGAGTTCCAGGCCCGCGCCGAGTGGGTCGCCGGTGGTGAGTTTCTGCACGGCCTGCCATGCGACCTCTTGGGCGGTTCCGGCGTCGGTGGCGAGGCGGTTGATGTCTAGGCGGGCCAGGACTTCGACGATCTGTGCTGCGGCCCCGGTGACGCCGCTGGTGTCGGCGGGGGCGAACAGGGTCAGGATCTGGGCGATCAGATGCAGGTCGACCTGTGAGGCCATGGTGATCAGGGGATGGAACTGGTTGTTGAGGTCGGCGGCGATCTGGTGGGTGCCCTCGATATCGACCGCGGCCAGCTTCTGCGGCAGCGCGAGCAGGTCGGCGCCGATCGTGGGCAGATTCGCCGCGGTCGAGGCCATCCCGGCCAGCACGATCAGGACTTGCCGTGTCACGGTGGACGCGTCCAGGTCTCCGAGTCCGCTATTGGTCGCCGTGCTCTGCGGGGAACCGGGGGTGGTGGGGGTGGGGTTGCCGGTGAACGCGCGCCCGATGGTGGTCACGACCGGGTCGGTCTGCGGGGACACCGAGCAGTAGAGGTCGCCGGTGGCGCAGACCGTGCGGACCCGGCCTGCCAGGACACCGAAACCTGCGGTGCGGGGGCCTTCGACGCCTTCGCCACCGGCCGGGCTGCCCAGCTGCGGGGTGGACGAGTCGCGGCGGGGGTCGGCGACGAGACCGACGGCGAGGATCCGTGAGGCCGGTAGCGGGCCTTGGTTGTTTCCGATGCGGGCGGCCAGGTCTCCGGCGATGTCGGCACCCTGGGAGTAGCCGACCAGGATCACCTGGGTGGAGGCGCACAGCCCGGACAGCACCGACGACAATGCTTGCGCGCCGGAGGATTCCGAGGACGCATAGGTCGGGCTGAGTGAGGCGGAGTAGGGTAGCGACTCGATCGCGAGGTCGCTGCCGTAGCGGGTCTGCAAGGCGTGGGCGACCGGGGCCAGCATCCCCGACACCGGCTGGCCCGGGTCGGCGGCGGCGCTGGTTTCCCCGGTGCCTTCCACGAACACCGCGGTCCACTTCGCGCACCCCGGGACCGGGGCGGCCAGGCCGACGGCGGGAACCGCGGATCCTCCGGCGGCCAGCACCGTGGCCGCGCACACGGCCACACTCACCGCCCGCCGCCGCAGTGGGCTGCGACGCCGCCGCAGATCACCGGATGCGACAACAACGTGTGATTCGATCATGGGGAACCTCCCGAACGTGCCGAGTACGGACGCGGAGGCTGAACTCCTCCGCTACCGGAAGCACTCCTGTCCGAGAGCCGAAAACGGACAACCGGGATGGAAATCAGATGGAGCCGATCAAGCGTGGACCACGCCGCCGGACCCGGGCATGCCGCTGTAGCGCCCTACTTCGGCCAGGTGCCAGCACTGTGCGGGCCCGGCGCGCGGCCTCTGGTGGGAGCTCACGGTGACCGGCGCTCCCACGGGAGGCGTTCGGCGAACAAGTGCATCTCGCGCCATGTCCGAACGCATTGCCGACATACGGACTTTTCGTGATCACACAAGCTGGGTGCGGCCGCGACAGGGATGTCGACCTCGTCTATCCGGAACACCACATCCCGTGAACAGTCAGGAATGTAGGAGCATTCTTGCAGAGCGCTGACGGTCTTCTTTTTCGACGACATGGCAAGGGGGTCCTTTCGCATGGATAGTCGCGCGCGCACGGTGCCTGATCCGCGTGATCAGTGATAGGCTGCAGATCTGCTCCGGTAACGCCGGACAAGTCTGATCCGGTAATTTTCAGGCATCTTTCCTGAGCTGATGACATGGCGGTATTCACACCCTGTCGTATTCCCTTCGACGTCCGTGAGGCGTTCTCGTCTCTTCGGGAGCCGGAAAAGCCCGGTGATTCCCAGGCGGTCGGCGCACGAGGGCGCGGGTCACATTCGCGCGCTAGATCCGCGCAGTGCACCAGATTTCATGACGGATCATCGGCGGGATTTGTCGTTCGGCGGACCGTGAAACACGGGTGATCCGGGTCCGTGTCCTGGATGCGAGCAATGATGTTGTCGCCCGGTTGGAGGTCGTCGGCGTGGATTTGCAGCAGATCCAGCTCGACGACGTCGGGGTCGTGCGGGACCCATCCCAGCGAACGAAGGGCTGCCTCGAGGGTGAGGCCGTGATGGTCCATGCGCGATTGGATGATTGTTCGCGGGATGTGGGCGCGGCGGGCCCAGTCCTCCAGGCCCATGCGCATGCCGAACGCGGTGTAGGGCACCCCGGTGCCCAGCCGTCGGTCTACCTGCGGCTGGGCAGTGATGGCTTGTTCGGGGTCCCACCCGTCGCGTAGTCGTTTCCGTAAGGTGACCGCGCCGCAGTTGGCCCGGTCGTCGACTGCCCATCGAGATACTGATTTCGTTTCGCCGAATGCGGTTACTTCGAGCCTGAAGTTCGGGCCGTCGGGTCCTTTGGCGAGTGCCTGCGCGAGTGTCATTCGGCTTCTCGTGGTCCTGATGACGAGAGTGTTGTATTTGATCCCGCTCTGTTCGGCCCATCCGCGCAGAGTCAGGGTGCGTCCCTCGTGTGTGAATAGCCGGGGTGCGGCGTCGCGTTTCGGGCGGGTGATGGCATCGCCGGGATCCCACCCCAAAGCGAGGCGAGTGCGTAACAGGGCCCGCTTCACCGTGCACCGCGGGTCGTTCGACCAGGCGGCCAGAGTCTTCGATTCCCCGAATGCGGTGATCATTCCGCGCGCTCGCTCCCACTCGAAGCTTTTTCCGTACTTCGTGCTGGTCTTTCTCATGGCCGGTCATTCCTTTCCATGGGTTCGATGATAATGTTTTGCCGTTTTTGTTCCAGCGGTGATGTGGCCAGGCTGAGGAATTCGGGCGAATATGTATTGTCCCGGGTGGAACTGGTGGAGTGTGAGTGTTGAATATCTGCCGAATGCCTCCATTTATCGATATGTCGCGCCACAGCAACCTCCGAGCGTGCCAGATGCAACATCGTTGCGGCCGGTGCCGTAACTCCCGGTCCGCTACATGTCGGGAGGCAATCACGCGACTCGCCAAAACCATTCCGAATTGCTAAAATTGCACAGTCGCAGAATGTGTCCAGTGTTGCATTCATTGCTATAGATCCTGTTTAGCCGGATGTGTCGCGGCGAGGAAGTCGTCGCCGGGGTATCGGAATGGTTTGATTTCGACGCGTTTTCCGAAGTCGGGTGCGTCGATCAATTTTCCGGCTCCGAGATATATGCCGACGTGGTGGATGCCGTCTTTGTTGTTGGCGTAGAAGATGAGGTCGCCGGGGTGGATTTGGTTTTCCGGGATGGGGGTGGTGGCGTGGTATTGCTCGTCGGCGGTGCGGGGCAGGTCGATTCCGGCGGCGGCGTAGGCGGCTTTTGTCAGGCCGGAGCAGTCCCAGCCGCCGGATGTGTCGGGGCCGTTGCCTCCCCAGACGTAGGGTTGGCCGAGCTGGGAGCAGGCGAAGGTGAGCGCGGTGACCGCGGCCGGGTCGAGGGCCGAGATGTGTTGGCAGTCGGTGGATTCGGGTTGTGGTGTGGCGCGGTAGCGGGCGGCTTGGTCGAGGACTTGGTGGACATACCAGTCGGCGTGGTTGTAGGCGAACAGGGCGCGGTGTAGGTCGGTGGGTGCGCCGGTGTCGCAGAGTTCGTAGGCGGCGGCGTGGATGGCGTCGCTGGCGTTGTAGCGCGACGGTGGGCTGGCCCCGCCCGGCGGCAACCGGTGCCGGGCGGTCACCGAGTCGAAGGTGGCTGCCAGGAACTGCATCGGACCTGCCGCGCCCGCGGAATTTTCGCCGCCGCTGACTCCTGGCAGGGGGCTTCTGCCGTGGTCTGTCTCGACTTTGCCGATGGCGGCCAGGATGGTCCAGTCCAGGCCGGGGCAGTCGCGCGACGCCTGGCGGTAGAGCGCGAGTTTGTCGGCGGGGATGTCGGCCACGGCGTCGGGGCTCGGCACCGATCCGCCGGTGGCGGGGGCGGTGAGGCTGGTGCGGGCGGAGTCGACGGCGACGACGGTGACGGTGACCGCGCCGATGGTGACGGCAGCGAACAGGGCCGTGGCGGCGGTACCCGCGGCTGCGCCGAACATCACGGCGTGGCTTCCCGGGGCGGGCGTGGTGGCGGTGGTGGGAGCACGGTGCGCCGGTCCGCCGCCGGGTTCTCGGTGTTGTCGGGTCCGGTGGTGCCGGTTGGCTGTGGCCAGGCGGTGGTGAGCCGGTGCAGGGCGAGCCGGGTCCGGCCGCCGCTGGCCGCCGGGGGGTGCAGCGGCAGCCAGACCGGCCCGGCCGGGTCGGTCTCGGCGGCGGCGGTGTAGTCGGCGGCGGCGGTGGCGATCGGCACGGTGGCTGGGTCGGGTAGTGCGGCGGCTGTGGCGTGCAGGGCGGTGCGGGCGGCGGCTTCGC contains:
- a CDS encoding restriction system modified-DNA reader domain-containing protein, with amino-acid sequence MTATLDETYARLDRPGRFGAIRQYQFTIMPSDECSHDHSSVCATCAREWTDYEFGDDFPFERGPRITVRDLIEAGQIQVGTVLTNDSHSEASAVVTGDGGLMLTDGRIYSNPSAAAHAVRRMSSGPGGPDTCPD
- a CDS encoding cutinase family protein, with the protein product MIESHVVVASGDLRRRRSPLRRRAVSVAVCAATVLAAGGSAVPAVGLAAPVPGCAKWTAVFVEGTGETSAAADPGQPVSGMLAPVAHALQTRYGSDLAIESLPYSASLSPTYASSESSGAQALSSVLSGLCASTQVILVGYSQGADIAGDLAARIGNNQGPLPASRILAVGLVADPRRDSSTPQLGSPAGGEGVEGPRTAGFGVLAGRVRTVCATGDLYCSVSPQTDPVVTTIGRAFTGNPTPTTPGSPQSTATNSGLGDLDASTVTRQVLIVLAGMASTAANLPTIGADLLALPQKLAAVDIEGTHQIAADLNNQFHPLITMASQVDLHLIAQILTLFAPADTSGVTGAAAQIVEVLARLDINRLATDAGTAQEVAWQAVQKLTTGDPLGAGLELVGLVPVAADLAAVAAAALTGTTAAPLASLGTAAASGGSTPASALTDLARQGTDAAQFFASGVHQSGYSTGLQQLTTWLTDLLDRAR
- a CDS encoding C40 family peptidase, coding for MFGAAAGTAATALFAAVTIGAVTVTVVAVDSARTSLTAPATGGSVPSPDAVADIPADKLALYRQASRDCPGLDWTILAAIGKVETDHGRSPLPGVSGGENSAGAAGPMQFLAATFDSVTARHRLPPGGASPPSRYNASDAIHAAAYELCDTGAPTDLHRALFAYNHADWYVHQVLDQAARYRATPQPESTDCQHISALDPAAVTALTFACSQLGQPYVWGGNGPDTSGGWDCSGLTKAAYAAAGIDLPRTADEQYHATTPIPENQIHPGDLIFYANNKDGIHHVGIYLGAGKLIDAPDFGKRVEIKPFRYPGDDFLAATHPAKQDL